ACTTTCCGGCTGCATTTAATGCCAGCGATGGGATTACTGGCGCTTTCCTTTGCATGGATGTATTTTGAGTTCTGTTTTCTACGGGGAAGTAACTGGTTAGATCCCAGAGGTGTCGCATATTTACTGGTATCAGTAGCGGTATATGTATTGATATTCCGTAAATCCCTGGGATATTGCGTCCACCATTACCGGGAAATAAACTGGTGGTAGTCAGTGTATTCGCATCCTAAAAATGCTTAAATTAGGATACAATATACGCCCATGGAAAAATTGTTTAAACCCTTGCTCTCCCTGCTCCTGTTATTGGGAACTTTCCATATGGTATTGGCACAGTCACAACATATCACTATGGCGGGAATAGTGGTAGATGCCGCATCGTTAAAGCCGGTGGCGGGCATGTCTATCTATAACAATGACAGACAGCTGCTGGGGAAAACAGACGAAAACGGGTATTACAAACTGGAGCTCTCCTTTAACCAGTCTGCCGATATAGCTTTCAACTTTAATATGCAGAAAGACGGGTACACCGCTTTCAGCAGCACATTGCACTGGGCAGCCCTGCAAGGTGAACGGAGCACCGTTTTCTATGCGGGTATTCCTACGGTAAGAAGCAGGGAAAAGGTGTTCTCTAAGGAAGTGAATACCTTACCCGGCAACAGCTATGCCGTGGTGAAATCAGGCCTGGAAACCGTCATCGCTTCGCGGACGCTGGATAGGAAGCTGGACAGACAGAAGAACGCCGGTGATAAGGTTTTTGTGGTATTGGATGGTGCTTATTACCTGGTGGGTGGTAATGGCCAGGTTAAAATTCCCGGCGCCGGTACAAGGGTCAGGGTGAATAACGATAAAGTATATACGGCAGCAGACCTCAATAATGTTATTAAACGTGCGGATATTAGTTTTATTAACCCCGTCGAAGGCCGCGGCGATATCATGTACGAGATACATCTGAAAGAAAATTAACCCTATCTCTATAAATTCAACGGTAGCAGGGAATTACCTGCGATTTTTTACTATTCCTGTAATGCTGTGAAGGCTAATTTTGCTGTACGCCCCAACGTACAGGCAAAGGAATGATATGCTCATCTGTCGGATTACCAACTATTGTCCTATTCATCATCAAAAACGAATATTATGAAGTACCTGTTAAGTACCTTCCTGTTGTCGGGTATGCTGCTTTTTTGTCATGCATCACAGGCGCAGATTACGCGGCTCAAAGCGAAGGTTTTTTGTGATCCTCAGCCATTTTTCAAGCCTTATGTTACTGCTGATCCGGCCAAGGGTGATCCGCTGGGTCCTGCTGCGGCAGAAATTACGATCGTGAACCCGGTAAAGGGTTCCTGGAATGTCTGGTTTACGGGAACTAATGGCAGGGAGTACCTGACTAACTATAAATATACGGTGGTGGTAGATGGGAGCCTGATTGTATGGCAGGCGGATATGTTGGTCAGCGATCACTTTGAATCGGTAGCGGGTACGCCAAAGGTAGCGGTACAGCCATTTTCTGAGCACAAAACGGTGGCGGCAAAGATTATCCTGAACCCTTGTACGCTGACTGTAGAAGTGACGGCGGCACCTATTGGAACCAAACGTTATACCTGTACTTTAAGTCCGGCTAATATCCTGTCTGGCTGGAGCAGCGATGGGAGCCTGATAGCGATTACACTGGGCAATCCGGTATATGGTATGCAGCCCAATTGATATTATTTTTTTATAGATAGATGTTGGCAGGTTGTTGTAAATAACAACCTGCCTTTTGTTTTTTAGTCGTTATCCCAGGCGGATTTCCAATTGTTGAAAATAGTTTCATTGGATATTTGCCTGGTTGGGGTTCCGGAAATCATGTCCAGTAATTGTTCTTCAACAATTAGCGTAAAACGCTCCCGATCTGATGGATGTAATTTATCAGTAATGCCTTTGAGTACCTGCTGTGCGCTTGTGCTACCCAGCGTGGTTGTAATGATATGCATGACCGTTTTGTTAATAACTTGCCTGTATTTTGTAAGGAATGGGTCGGGTTTGATGCGTTCTTTTATTTGTGCATATCTTGCCACAGAGCGTTCATATGCCCACATAAATAGTTCTTTAAATAATTGCACTTCGTTCTGCTCATAAATTGCCAGCAGGCCACTGGTGTACAAATCAGTTGGTACCTCCGCAAAGGAGAGTGGAATGAGATTGTGTTTGATAAGTGGAATATTACAGGCAAGCCTGGATACCCGCTTATTGACATCCTGAAATGGCTGGAGATAAGGGAGATGCACCATGATGAAGAATGCCTGCTCAAATGGATGATTGATCTGCCGGGCCTTTTCCAACATCAGATTAAATAATTCTTCAATCAGCTGAGGTATGGCTACAGGCTTATAAACAGAACGGCCGATGCCAACCGGGATATTTCTCAGGCGGCCTACAGCCTTACGGTCGGGCATTAGCTCATACGCCAGATTAGCATGAAGGCCCAGGATATGGTAGGGAGAAAATTCAACATGTTCCGCACCATCAACGATATATTCAATCGCGTCTTTATGGTTGAGGATCATGACCGTATCAATCAGTGATTTGGTGGAATCGCTGTTTTCCGTTTTTATAAGTTTCGCTGTATCAATCAATGAATAGGAGTTTCCTTCCAGCCGGCTGGAGTTCCAGGCAAGATCGATCAGTAAGTTATTGAGAATATTCTTTGCATAGGTGCCGGCAGGTGCGGTTTCCAATCCCGTACTTCCTATTGCAGCGAGCCGTTCAAGTTCTTCTGCAGTTAAATAACTATCTGTATTGGGTCTGTAATTATCCAGGAAGGCGCGGTTATAACCTACCGGCGTTTTCTGGTTTACCGGTCGCTGCACCTGTTCCATTAATGCGCATGCTTCTTCCGATAGTCTTATGCCATAGGCAGAAGTATGGTATGGTGCTGCATCCTCACAAACCAGCCATGGCTGGTCGGCGATAAAAACATACCGGTAGCTCAATGTTTCCTCTTCTGTGAAGGAATCCCATATGGCGGGATATCCGGTTTCCGGGGTCGGTTTTTCAAGTTGATGTGGAGTCATAAAAACAATGTTTGTATGCAAATTATTGCATTTATGCATCCGAAAATCCCTGAACAAAAAGGATTTCTCAAACTGAAAATATATTTATCATTTAGATATTTCCGGAAAATTTATTTAGCTTGGAAGATAATACCAGTAAGCTTTTCACTCGAATATGTTTTTTTAAATTTTTTTTATTAAAACATGAAATCTCTAAAAAGATGTTTTCCCGGGAGATAAATAATTATTTGCTATTTTTAGCCGCATGAAGGATCAGTCGGTACAGGAAGGTATGCTTATTCAGTTGGTGGCACAAAGCGACCAGCAGGCATTTGCTGCACTGGTAAAAATGTACAGAAGCAATATTTTTACAACCGCTTTGCAACTGTTGCATAACCGCCAGTCGGCGGAAGAAGTACTCCAGGATGTATTCCTGAAAGTATGGCTGCAACGCAGCACCCTGACTGAAATCGATAACTTTCCGGCCTGGCTCAATACGGTAGCAAGAAATACCATCTATACGGCTTTTAAACTTTCCCTGAAAGAAAAAGCAATGTCGGCAGCATCGCTGGATGATAGTCTGGATGCCGGCTATAACACCGCTGACCCATTACTCGAAAAAGAATATACCCTACTGCTGCATACCGCCATTTCCCGGCTGCCACAACGACAACAGGAAACCTATCGTTTGATAAAGCTCGAAGGACTTAAAAGAAATGAGGCTGCCGAAGTAATGGGCATTTCTCCTGAAACAGTGAAATATAACCTGGACGAGGCCTCCAGGAAAGTAAGGGCCTACTGCCTGGCACAGCTGCCACTGGGCGTTTTACTCCTCCTTGTGAATATCCGCTAAAATTTTTTTTTCAGTCACCCCCCCAAAGCATATTTTTTAACAGACAATATAAGTAACAGTGCCCGGACGCTGATACGACACCTATATTATGCCATCTAAAACAGACATCTTAATATATAAAATACTAAACAACACCGCTACTGAAGCAGAGCGGGAAGAGCTATCTGACGCTATGCAGCTGCCGGAAGGAGAGGCTGCGGTGAAAGCACAGATCACTGCGCTGTTGCAAGCTCCTAAAGAAATGCAGGATATCTCTGAGGCAGAGATGACTTCGATGTTACAGGCTATCTATGCTGCTGAAGAGCCGGCAGGTAAAAAGAAACAACCAACCATTCTCCGTATAGGCTGGTGGGCAGCAGCCGCCATCATATTGGGTATGCTGGCCATCCTGCCTTACCGGAAACAAACGCTGCCTGTTCCTCCGGCTATCGTACAGGTATCACAGCCCGGCGGCAACAAAGCCGTACTGACGCTGGCCAACGGCCAACAGGTCATACTGGACAGCGCAGGCTCCCGCCAGATTGCACAACAGCAAACAACGCTGGTACAGCAACAGGGCCAACTCATCTATCAACAACAACACAACGAGGCCGCTACAGGCTTCAATACGCTTACAACGCCACGCGGGGGACAATTCAGGGTGATACTTCCCGATGGTACCTCCGTATGGCTCAACGCCGCTTCCAGTCTGCGATACCCGCTGTCCTTCGGAAAAGAACGTGTCGTGGAAGTTAGCGGCGAAGCGTATTTTGAAGTGGCTGCCAATCCAAAAGCGCCATTCAGCGTCAAAACCGCTACAGGACAAACAATTGAAGTCCTGGGGACAGCCTTTAACGTCAGCGCCTATACGGATGAAGTAAGCTCGCAAACAACGCTGATAAGTGGCGCCATTGCCATCACCAGCGGAAACCAGCGCCAGCAGCTGAAACCAGGCCAGGCGGCTAGGGTGTCCGACGGCAATACCACTATCCAGCAATTGCCGGAAGCGGCTATCGCACAGGCTACCGCCTGGAAAAACGGCCTGTTCGACTTTAATAAACTGCCTTTAACAGTAGTGATGAAACAGCTTTCAAGATGGTATAATATAGACGTTTTTTATGAAGGCAAAATACCGGATATCACCTTCTGGGGACGCATGGAAAGAAGTCTTCCCCTACGCGATGTACTGCTGATTTTAGAGAAGTCTGACGTACACTTCAAAATAGAAAACAATGGAACCAGACTGATCGTAACACCGTAAAATTTAAGTGACCGTCATTTATAATAATGGAGGATGGTTAGGCCACCTGTTCTCCCGATATTCTTTTATGTAAATCAACCAAATTCCGCTGCCATGAAGTTTAAAAGAGTCCTGCTCATTTTGCCGCTGGTACTGTTGTTTATAGTTGCCCGTGCCCAGACTGTTTCCATGCAGGTAAACAACGCACCGCTGGAGAAAGTATTTACCGATGTACAAACGCTTACAGGGTATAATATTGTTGCCAACTACGATATTATCAGATCAGCAAAACCTGTTACCATAAAGGCTACCAATATGCCATTGGAGAAATTTATGGCGCAGGTATTAAAAGAACAGCAACTGGATTTTTTTATCAGGAGTAAAACGATTACGGTTATACGTAAATCATCTTCCAATAAAATAACAGATGCAGACAATGCTACTGAGCCCGATCTGGTAACCGGTATTGTAAGGGATACTGCCGGCAATCCGCTGGCAGGTGCTCATATCGCCATTATGGGTAAAAGCTACGTCGCTACTACCAATGAACAGGGTCGCTACCAGATAAAAGCTGCTAAAGGCGAAGTACTGCTGGTGACTTATATCGGCTATAAGCCCATGCAGATGCAGGTGACGGATGAGTCGTCCGTACTCAATGCTACGCTGTTGCCTGTGGTGGCCCAACTGAATGAATATGTGGTAGAGGTAAGCACCGGCTACCAGCAACTGAAGAAAACACAGCTGACAGGCGCCTTCGCCACACTGGACCGTAAGTCGTACCTGCAAAGCGTGCCTCCTTCCGGTAATATCATTGAAAATATGGAAGGCCGCATCGCCGGACTGGTGCTGAAAGTAAACAACAGCAACGTGTACGATGATAACGCATCGCCGTTTACGATCCGCGGTGTATCTACCTTTCAGGCCATCAAAAAACCCTTGATCGTACTCAACGGATATCCGACTGAAATAAATATTGAATCCATCAACCCATATGACGTTGAATCTATCACCGTGCTGAAAGACGCTGCAGCTGCGGCTATATACGGTGTTCGTGCTTCTAATGGTGTGGTGGTCATCAATACCAGGAAAGGTACCAATTCAAAGCCGCAGTTTCACCTGAACGCAGCTTATACCTGGCGCCCCAAGCCAGATTTTAAAAAGCTGAATCTGGCCAGTGGTAAAGATTATGTAGATTTTGAAATGGCTTATGCCACGAAGAAGTTTATTGAACAGGGCATGGATAAGGAATACCTGGATATGACCAACGGTACCTATACCCCTGTTTTCAGTATTGCAGATGACCTGTACTATGGACGTATCAGTCAGTCGAAAGCGGACGAAATGCTGGCGCCGTATATCAACTATGATAATACGGATGATTTTAAACGCCTGTTCATGCAAAACCAGCAGTTGCGTACCATCGACTTCAGTATGAACGGCGGCAATACAGGTAGCAACTATTTTCTCGGTATTAACAGGGTAGATAACCAGCGCAGTGATAAGTTTTCCAATTTCAGCAAAACCGTGCTGAATTACAGAGGAGGTTATGATTTTATGAAGATATTCACGCTGGATGTGCAGGGAATTTATGCCAATACCAACGATGAACGCGTACCTGTACCGGACTATACTTCTTTCCGTCCATACCAGCATTTCAGGGATGCTAACGGTAATGCCCTACCTGCTTATCTCTCTCCATACAACGGCGCCTATTATGGCTTTGATGGTCAGTACGGTACACTCGGTGCAGACCGTAATGCGGCCAATATGGCCATGGGTCTTTACGACTCCTGGTACTATCCTTACCAGGAAATGCTGGAGTCTAAAACGACTAACAAAAGTAATATGCTTCGCCTGCAAGGCAATCTGCGTGCGAAGATCACACCCGCACTGCACCTGGAATTAGGAGGTGTATTTGAAAGAGAATTGTCTACATTGACAGACTATGCTTCTGAAAATGCCTGGACAACAAGGCTGATGCTGAATTACTATGCAGACAGAGATCCGCTGACAGACAAGCCTATATTCCGTTTTCCGCAAGGTGGCGTAAATAAGACAACAGATATGCTCACCACTACCTACACCACCAGGGCACAGCTTACCTATAATAAACAGTTCGGTGGCGTACATGATATCTCGCTGCTGGGTGGTACAGAAATAAGAAGACTCACAACGAGCAGCAGGCTGAATACTACTTTCGGATATGATAATAATACCCTATCCATGAAACCTGCGGATCTGAGCCTGATCGGTAACAGAATGATATTCCCTGCTTATTCCGATGAGCTGGTGCCTATGAGTAGCTTCGCAGATGATTATACTTCCTTCTCGGATTTCTTCAGGGAAACATACTTCGATGACCGCTTTGTTTCCTGGTATGCCAACGGCGCCTATTCCTATAACGACCGTTACAACATGACCGGAAGCATTCGTATAGATCAGTCTAACCTTTTTGGTTCAGATCCTAAATTCCGCTATACGCCGCTATGGTCGGCAGGTTTCAGCTGGAATGCACATAATGAGAATTTCCTGGTAGGCGCCAACTGGTTGCAGGAATTAAGACTGCGTTTGTCTGCCGGCTACAACGGAAATATTATTAAGCTGAGTGGTCCCTATACCATCCTTGGTACAAGCCTGAACAACTATGTGCCTAATCCGGAAATAGGTTATTACGTGACTACGTTGAGGAATAACCAACTGCGTTGGGAGAAAACCATGAATTATAATGTGGGCGTAGATTTTGGCGTGTTAGACAGACGTTTGTCTGGTAGTATAGACTATTACATTAAACGTGGTAAAGATATTTTCTCCAGTATACAGATAGATCCTACAAAAGGATTTAACAACGCGTTGATGAATAACGCCAGCATTGAAAACCGTGGGCTGGATATCAACCTGAATACGGTGAATATTACTGCGGGCAAGTTCAGATGGCAGACGCAGATTACCGGATCTTTCAATAACAGCAAGGTATTGAAGGTGGCTAACATGTTCAACGGCTTCTATGACTTTACCAGGGTGACCTATCCGGAAAACCAGGTGGGTTATCCGATCAGCGCTGTATTTGGACATAACTACCTTGGCCTGAATTCCCAGGGACAACCTACGGTGGCTGGTCCTGATGGTAAGCCGGTTGTATTGTCGTATAACCCTAAACGTGATGTGCCTTTTAGCAGTATGCGTTTTATGGGGGTAAATGACCCGCGTTATGTGCTGGGATTGAATAACCAGTTTACGTACCACGATTTCAGCCTGAATTTCCTCATCATGTATTATGGTGGTAATGTGGCCAGGATAGCGCCTCCTACTATCTATGACGACAGGCCGGTAAACGGCATCCAGGATATGTGGAAGCAACCGGGCGACGAGCAACATACCAATATTCCCGGTTTCCCTCCGGCATATGGCGAACCAGGCTATTTCAGTGTTTTCACCGGATATGGCTATGGTACACAGTTTTTCAGGAAGATGGATTTCCTGGTATTGCGTAATGTGACGCTTACCTGGGACGTAAACGATCAGCTGGCGAAACGGGTTCACCTTAATAAGCCTAAAGTGATTTTCCAGGTGCAGAACCCATACAAATTTGTATTCAGCGGTAATGATGTGGACCCGGAAACCCTGAACTACCTGACAGGTCAGCGCGGCCTGCCTATCGTACCTTCTTACACGCTTTCCTTGAACTTAAACTTCTAATATCAGTTGTATGAGAAAGAAATATTTACCATACCTGCTATCTGTATCCATATTTGCTGCTTCGTGTAGCCATTACCTTGATGTAAAGCCAAAAGGTATTATCATTGCCAGCACCATTAACGATTACGATGCCCTGCTTAACAGTATCGCGGCGATCAATAGCATTGGGCTTGTAAATCCGCTGAATCCAACGGATGATATCACGGATCCTACCCTTAATCCTACCAATCTGGTAGCGGCAAAAGATAATTTTTATTTCTGGCATCCGTATATCAACGGCGCTCCGGAGAAACCGGATATCTGGGTGGATTATTACAATACCATCGCGAATATGAATGTCATCACCGAAGGAGTGCTGGATGCTACCAACGGTACGGAAAAGAAGAAGAAAGAAATCTATGCGGAAGCGCAGGTGGGCCGTGTGTACTGCTACTATCACCTGCTTACCTTCTTTGCACCAGGTTACAATAAAACTACTGCGGGTAAATCTTATGGCGTTCCTTATGTAACCTCTACGGATATAAGTGTGCCTACTCCAGCCAGACCTTTGCTGGACGCCAATATGCAGCAGCTTATCAGCGATCTGAAAAGTGCATTGCCGTACCTGGAAAGTGTAACCGCTAATAACACCAGAGCCAGTAAGTCGGCCGCCTATGGCTTGTTGTCGCGGCTTTACATGTATATGCAGGACTATCCGAATGCGATGGCTTACGCAGATTCAGTAATTGAAACGAATCATTATTATCTCCTGAACTATAATGATTACCTGGGTAAAAAGCTGCCGAATACGACTACCAGTCCGGAAGAAGTATATGCGAGATTTTCCTATGATATCAGTGTGCGTTATTCGGATAACCTGCTGCAACAATACGATACCGTTACAGACCTGCGTATCCGTATGTTCGCGAAGCGTGCCAAAACCGGTGATACCCGCGTGTTGAATTTCGATACATTTATGGACTATACGCCTAACAGGGGCATTACGTATGCGGAAATGCTGCTCAACAAGGCGGAATGTCTGGCCCGACAGGGAGATTACGATGCAGCTATGGATATCGTGAATGCTATGCGTGCCAACAGGTTTAAGCCGGCAGACTTTATTGCATTAACCGCCGGCAATAGCGAAGCAGCGATAAGCCAGATATTGTCGGAGCGCAGAAGAGAGCTGGCCATGAAACTGGTAAGATGGGGAGATATGAAGCGACTGGACCAGGAAGGCCGTATGCCTGCCGTTAATCGTATAGGCGCCGACGGTACAACGGTGATGGCTACACTGCAACCGCATAGTTTACAATATACTTTCCAGATTCCTTTACAGGTACAGGCTTTTAATAAGGATATGCCATTAAATCAACAATAATATTTTAGTAAGATGATAAAACAGCCATTCATACTATTCACGCTTGCCTTGCTGGCAGGCAATGTACAGGCACAGAAACCGTACAGCCTGCAGGGTGATTTTCCTGGTGCGGCAGATGGTACCAAAGTTTATTTGCTGGATGCTTTTGAGTATAAAAAAGCAGTCCTGCAAGATTCAGCCGTTATCAAAGACGGACATTTTCAGCTAAAAGGTAAGGCCCCATGGGGTTTCGGTCGTCAGGTACAATTATTTGTTGAAAAAACACCGGGTGTACCACAAGACAGACGTGTCGTGCGTTTCTTTATGGGGGATGAAGATGTTAAGATAAGCTGTCAGGTAGATAGTTTGCCCGGATCCTATTATGGCAAGGGTGGCAGCATGAATAATGTAGTCATCACCGGTGCCCGGAGCCAGGATGTATATGCCAGCTATAAAGCAGGTGTGCGTGAACTCTCCGAAAAATACAGTGCCCTGAATGCGGCCTATATGAAAGAATATCATCTTCCTGCCATTAATGACACCTTTAATACTGCCAGAGGTATAGAACTGGCAAGAGAGATGAAGGAAACAGATAAGCAGCTGACAGTGAAGAAGATCGCTTTCATCAAAGAAAACCGGTCTTCCGTTGTGGCGGCGTACATGGCATTGGAAGTGATTGCCGGTTCACATAGCAGCCTGACTGCCGCAGAAATCGATGGGATTACTGCCATGCTTTCTCCGAAGCTCGCCACTTCCACTATTGTGAAAGAGCTGAAAAGAACGGTGGCAAATGAAAAAGTTATTGCTAAAGGAGCAAAGTATATCGATATTCCTTTAATAAACAGGCAGGGCAAAACAGTGCAGCTTAGCAGTATGGTAAAGCCAGGACAGTATAATATGCTGGAGTTCTGGGCTTCCTGGTGTGGCCCTTGCAGAGCGGAGATCCCGCATCTGCGTGCGCTGAGTAAAAGTGTAAAATCATCTGATTTCAATATCATCAGTGTCTCTATTGATGAACGTAAAGCAGATTGGGAAAAGGCGATGAACGAAGAAAAGATGGAATGGACACAGCTTTGTGATATGAAAGGCTTTTCCGGCCCGGTGTCGCAGCGTTACAAAGT
The Chitinophaga sp. Cy-1792 genome window above contains:
- a CDS encoding Fic family protein; translated protein: MTPHQLEKPTPETGYPAIWDSFTEEETLSYRYVFIADQPWLVCEDAAPYHTSAYGIRLSEEACALMEQVQRPVNQKTPVGYNRAFLDNYRPNTDSYLTAEELERLAAIGSTGLETAPAGTYAKNILNNLLIDLAWNSSRLEGNSYSLIDTAKLIKTENSDSTKSLIDTVMILNHKDAIEYIVDGAEHVEFSPYHILGLHANLAYELMPDRKAVGRLRNIPVGIGRSVYKPVAIPQLIEELFNLMLEKARQINHPFEQAFFIMVHLPYLQPFQDVNKRVSRLACNIPLIKHNLIPLSFAEVPTDLYTSGLLAIYEQNEVQLFKELFMWAYERSVARYAQIKERIKPDPFLTKYRQVINKTVMHIITTTLGSTSAQQVLKGITDKLHPSDRERFTLIVEEQLLDMISGTPTRQISNETIFNNWKSAWDND
- a CDS encoding RNA polymerase sigma factor codes for the protein MKDQSVQEGMLIQLVAQSDQQAFAALVKMYRSNIFTTALQLLHNRQSAEEVLQDVFLKVWLQRSTLTEIDNFPAWLNTVARNTIYTAFKLSLKEKAMSAASLDDSLDAGYNTADPLLEKEYTLLLHTAISRLPQRQQETYRLIKLEGLKRNEAAEVMGISPETVKYNLDEASRKVRAYCLAQLPLGVLLLLVNIR
- a CDS encoding FecR family protein is translated as MPSKTDILIYKILNNTATEAEREELSDAMQLPEGEAAVKAQITALLQAPKEMQDISEAEMTSMLQAIYAAEEPAGKKKQPTILRIGWWAAAAIILGMLAILPYRKQTLPVPPAIVQVSQPGGNKAVLTLANGQQVILDSAGSRQIAQQQTTLVQQQGQLIYQQQHNEAATGFNTLTTPRGGQFRVILPDGTSVWLNAASSLRYPLSFGKERVVEVSGEAYFEVAANPKAPFSVKTATGQTIEVLGTAFNVSAYTDEVSSQTTLISGAIAITSGNQRQQLKPGQAARVSDGNTTIQQLPEAAIAQATAWKNGLFDFNKLPLTVVMKQLSRWYNIDVFYEGKIPDITFWGRMERSLPLRDVLLILEKSDVHFKIENNGTRLIVTP
- a CDS encoding SusC/RagA family TonB-linked outer membrane protein codes for the protein MKFKRVLLILPLVLLFIVARAQTVSMQVNNAPLEKVFTDVQTLTGYNIVANYDIIRSAKPVTIKATNMPLEKFMAQVLKEQQLDFFIRSKTITVIRKSSSNKITDADNATEPDLVTGIVRDTAGNPLAGAHIAIMGKSYVATTNEQGRYQIKAAKGEVLLVTYIGYKPMQMQVTDESSVLNATLLPVVAQLNEYVVEVSTGYQQLKKTQLTGAFATLDRKSYLQSVPPSGNIIENMEGRIAGLVLKVNNSNVYDDNASPFTIRGVSTFQAIKKPLIVLNGYPTEINIESINPYDVESITVLKDAAAAAIYGVRASNGVVVINTRKGTNSKPQFHLNAAYTWRPKPDFKKLNLASGKDYVDFEMAYATKKFIEQGMDKEYLDMTNGTYTPVFSIADDLYYGRISQSKADEMLAPYINYDNTDDFKRLFMQNQQLRTIDFSMNGGNTGSNYFLGINRVDNQRSDKFSNFSKTVLNYRGGYDFMKIFTLDVQGIYANTNDERVPVPDYTSFRPYQHFRDANGNALPAYLSPYNGAYYGFDGQYGTLGADRNAANMAMGLYDSWYYPYQEMLESKTTNKSNMLRLQGNLRAKITPALHLELGGVFERELSTLTDYASENAWTTRLMLNYYADRDPLTDKPIFRFPQGGVNKTTDMLTTTYTTRAQLTYNKQFGGVHDISLLGGTEIRRLTTSSRLNTTFGYDNNTLSMKPADLSLIGNRMIFPAYSDELVPMSSFADDYTSFSDFFRETYFDDRFVSWYANGAYSYNDRYNMTGSIRIDQSNLFGSDPKFRYTPLWSAGFSWNAHNENFLVGANWLQELRLRLSAGYNGNIIKLSGPYTILGTSLNNYVPNPEIGYYVTTLRNNQLRWEKTMNYNVGVDFGVLDRRLSGSIDYYIKRGKDIFSSIQIDPTKGFNNALMNNASIENRGLDINLNTVNITAGKFRWQTQITGSFNNSKVLKVANMFNGFYDFTRVTYPENQVGYPISAVFGHNYLGLNSQGQPTVAGPDGKPVVLSYNPKRDVPFSSMRFMGVNDPRYVLGLNNQFTYHDFSLNFLIMYYGGNVARIAPPTIYDDRPVNGIQDMWKQPGDEQHTNIPGFPPAYGEPGYFSVFTGYGYGTQFFRKMDFLVLRNVTLTWDVNDQLAKRVHLNKPKVIFQVQNPYKFVFSGNDVDPETLNYLTGQRGLPIVPSYTLSLNLNF
- a CDS encoding RagB/SusD family nutrient uptake outer membrane protein, with the translated sequence MRKKYLPYLLSVSIFAASCSHYLDVKPKGIIIASTINDYDALLNSIAAINSIGLVNPLNPTDDITDPTLNPTNLVAAKDNFYFWHPYINGAPEKPDIWVDYYNTIANMNVITEGVLDATNGTEKKKKEIYAEAQVGRVYCYYHLLTFFAPGYNKTTAGKSYGVPYVTSTDISVPTPARPLLDANMQQLISDLKSALPYLESVTANNTRASKSAAYGLLSRLYMYMQDYPNAMAYADSVIETNHYYLLNYNDYLGKKLPNTTTSPEEVYARFSYDISVRYSDNLLQQYDTVTDLRIRMFAKRAKTGDTRVLNFDTFMDYTPNRGITYAEMLLNKAECLARQGDYDAAMDIVNAMRANRFKPADFIALTAGNSEAAISQILSERRRELAMKLVRWGDMKRLDQEGRMPAVNRIGADGTTVMATLQPHSLQYTFQIPLQVQAFNKDMPLNQQ
- a CDS encoding TlpA disulfide reductase family protein produces the protein MIKQPFILFTLALLAGNVQAQKPYSLQGDFPGAADGTKVYLLDAFEYKKAVLQDSAVIKDGHFQLKGKAPWGFGRQVQLFVEKTPGVPQDRRVVRFFMGDEDVKISCQVDSLPGSYYGKGGSMNNVVITGARSQDVYASYKAGVRELSEKYSALNAAYMKEYHLPAINDTFNTARGIELAREMKETDKQLTVKKIAFIKENRSSVVAAYMALEVIAGSHSSLTAAEIDGITAMLSPKLATSTIVKELKRTVANEKVIAKGAKYIDIPLINRQGKTVQLSSMVKPGQYNMLEFWASWCGPCRAEIPHLRALSKSVKSSDFNIISVSIDERKADWEKAMNEEKMEWTQLCDMKGFSGPVSQRYKVEGIPFSIVIDPNGKIVASEIRGAVLDALVKDLLGDKVTAF